The Porites lutea chromosome 4, jaPorLute2.1, whole genome shotgun sequence genome contains a region encoding:
- the LOC140932951 gene encoding large ribosomal subunit protein uL14m-like: MAASLCRTAQKAFHFNGIIKSVFNIASGSSSVFSPSRQVSNIHATGKKLWPESSVFFPGFIQKRSITLLTTFKVIDNSALGQRVKKNRQPYLIGFYRKRKTADPGDVIRVAVAGKTNKAIVIGTRKTKHHTVPRYDNNCIVLVDENLAPLGTRIKGPVPTILRRRQDKYSKVLALASRFI, from the exons ATGGCGGCGTCCTTGTGCAGGACCGCGCAAAAAGCGTTCCACTTTAATGGGATTATAAAGAGCGTG TTTAACATTGCATCAGGGTCCAGTTCGGTTTTCTCCCCATCACGGCAAGTTTCGAATATACACGCTACCG GGAAGAAGCTGTGGCCTGAATCCTCTGTATTTTTCCCTGGTTTTATTCAAAAAAGAAGCATCACTCTACTTACAACTTTCAAGGTTATTGATAACAGTGCCCTTGGTCAGCGAGTCAAGAAGAATCGCCAACCATACTTAATAGgattttatagaaaaagaaagaccgCTGATCCAGGAGATGTAATTCGAGTTGCAGTTGCTGGGAAGACAAACAAAGCCATTGTTATTGGCACCAGAAAGACAAAACATCACACGGTTCCAAGATATGATAACAACTGCATTGTTCTTGTTGATGAGAACCTTGCTCCCCTTGGAACACGCATCAAGGGGCCAGTTCCTACAATATTACGAAGAAGGCAAGATAAGTACTCAAAAGTTTTGGCTCTTGCTTCAAGGTTTATCTAA
- the LOC140932934 gene encoding F-box/LRR-repeat protein 17-like, whose translation MNDLSGIKMQKEEGNRDSFKINNLPQVVFLSILSYLDLKDLGRASCVSKHWYNSTLDPCLWRKLKLQKRHKVDDEVLVRITNHGSAVSVLDVSECRSITEEGLLKALLQCKCLVDLSVVRCVAVTDKILSVIGQSCRNIRSLDISLCRVTDTGVKELCEGCVQLEKLTMDQCRSLTSNSLLSVAQNCPNLTFISVEYNDKIGDDGVHELVHRCPLLERLHLNSSGITSQTALFVAQCCRNIILLDLRYCSSLTDDEVKEVVNGCPYLQILNLSLCSHVTDKALDYIISRCASLRSLYLVHCKITDNGLEAFKRCVCKLERLDISWCQKVTDQGVHAVLEGCRHLKHLGLVRCDLVREETVMRLNQQFPQVFLSTVLTEMNRVCNRAELASLPGT comes from the exons ATGAACGATCTCAGCGgcattaaaatgcaaaaagaagaaggaaacaGAGACTCCTTTAAGATAAACAACCTTCCCCAAGTTGTATTCTTAAGCATTCTGTCGTACTTGGACCTGAAAGATTTGGGACGAGCGTCTTGCGTTTCCAAGCACTGGTATAACTCAACTCTGGATCCCTGCCTATGGAGGAAATTGAAACTTCAAAAAAGGCATAAGGTAGACGACGAGGTTCTTGTTCGAATTACGAACCATGGATCAGCTGTCTCGGTGCTGGATGTTTCGGAATGCCGGAGTATAACTGAGGAAGGACTCCTCAAAGCTTTGTTGCAGTGCAAGTGTCTAGTGGATTTAAGTGTTGTTAGGTGTGTTGCTGTAACTGATAAAATTTTGTCGGTAATTGGACAGTCATGCCGGAATATCAGGTCACTAGATATAAGCTTGTGTCGTGTCACAGACACTGGAGTTAAAGAG CTCTGTGAAGGCTGCGTCCAGTTAGAGAAATTGACTATGGACCAGTGTCGCTCACTGACCAGTAACAGTTTGCTTTCAGTGGCTCAGAACTGTCCAAACCTCACATTCATCTCAGTTGAGTATAATGATAAAATTGGAGATGATGGAGTCCATGAACTTGTGCACAGGTGTCCCTTGCTTGAAAGACTTCATCTCAACTCAAGCGGGATTACTTCACAGACAGCACTGTTTGTTGCCCAGTGTTGTAGAAATATCATACTTCTGGATCTTCGCTACTGCTCTAGTCTCACAGATGATGAAGTTAAAGAAGTAGTCAATGGATGCCCATATCTCCAGATTTTGAACTTAAGTCTCTGTTCTCATGTGACTGACAAGGCATTGGACTATATAATTTCACGTTGTGCCTCTCTGCGCAGTTTATATTTGGTACACTGCAAAATAACTGACAATG GGCTGGAGGCTTTTAAGCGCTGTGTTTGTAAGTTAGAGAGGCTAGATATAAGTTGGTGTCAAAAGGTTACAGACCAAGGAGTTCATGCAGTTCTTGAGGGATGCCGTCACCTCAAGCATTTAG gGTTGGTAAGATGTGATCTTGTCCGAGAGGAGACAGTCATGCGGCTGAATCAACAATTTCCGCAGGTTTTCTTGAGTACAGTGTTAACAGAAATGAACCGTGTGTGCAATAGAGCTGAGCTGGCGTCTCTGCCGGGGACATAG